Below is a genomic region from Pseudomonas sp. JQ170C.
CACAGCAACGGCGAAAGCAGCACGCCAGCAAGAAACAGCGCCTTCTCCCCTCGCCCTTCGCTCCCGGGCTGCAAGACGCTACCCAGCAAGCCGCTGATGCCAGCGACACGGCCATTGACCAGCGCAAACAGGCTCACCGCCACGCCAATCAGCACGCCGCCCATCAAGGCTGTCCAGGGTGTGAAGTGGGTCCAGTCGATTGTCATGTGTGCTCCTGCTGTAGAAATGAGGGCGTCGGGCCTGCGTCAGAAGTACACCAGTGCCTCGATCAACCCACTCAGTTGACTGCGGTCCCGGCCATTGCCGTAGACCCGGTCATTGTACAGCGGGTCGAACAGGTCGTAGCGCAGCTCGGGGCGCAGGCTGATATGCCGCGTGGCATCCCAGCGCAGGCCGACCGTCACGGCATTGAAGTCACCCCGGGCGTTGCTGGTGGGAAACAGCACGAACGCATCACGGTCGCGAAAGTGCTCGGCACGCGCCGAAAAGCTCAGGTCCTTGCGGTACTGATAGGTCACCACGCCGTTGACACCCCACCACGACGCCCCCGCAAACCCCGGCCCCGTCACGATATCCACGGTGTGCGCCTTGCCATCGCCGGACTGGCGGCCATACACCGCCTCCGCGCCCATCGACCAGCGGGCATCGAAGGCGTGCCAGGCATTGAGCGAATGCTGCTGGCGCAGCTGGCCGTCTGGCGAAACCAGGCGTGCGCTGGGCGCTTGCACATCGTCCAGGTCATGGTTTTGCTCATCGCCGAGCATGAACTCGTAGTCGACCCAGGTCTGCAAGTCGGCGGTGCGCCAGCGCAGCGCGCCAAGCACCGACTTGCCCGGGTTGTTGTCGCGCAAATTGTTGCGGCCCTGCACCACGCCAATCTCGGCGCCCAGCAGGCTGCGGTCGCCGTTGTACAGCCGGGTGCTGGCCAGCACGCCGGCCACGGTACTGGGTTCGGACACAAAGGCGTAGGTCTTGCTGGCAAAGGGATTTCGCGCTTCGCGAATGTTCGGCGGAATCTCGTAGCCCAGCGCCGGGCCGAAAATCCCTGCCATCAGGCTGATGCCCGTGCCATAGGGCAGGTAGACCGCGGCAAACAGATTGGGGGTAGCCACGAAACGCTGTTTGTCGCGCCGGGCGCGCTCCGGGTCATCATCGCCTGGCGAGTTCACCCCCCAATGCATGTCCCAGCCATAGGTGCGGGCAAATTCGGCATTGCGCCCGTAGAAGGTTTCCAGGCTGAAGCCGAACGACACCGCCTCAGGCGCCGGCCCCGGAAGCGGCGTGACTCGGGGAATCACGTTGGCCACCAACGGCTTGTCGACGAACAGGTGCAGCGATGCCAGCTCCAGCCCCTCATCGGAAAACCCCGTCAGCGGCAGATTGCTCAAGCCATCCTCGCGCTCGTCGGCATTGGAGCGGTTGTTGCGCGCATAGCCCAGGTCCAGCAGCCCGGCGATGCGGATGCCGTGATCACGCTCCAGCCCAGGGCCCAGCAGCCAGCGCGCCAGGGCGCCTTCGCCCTTGTCTTGATCTTCGGCGTGGCCGGCCTGGGTGACCAGGGCCAGGACCGCGGCAGCCCCGAACGATTTCGTCAGCGTAGTGAACATCACATGCCCCTTGTTCTTATTGTTCTGGTAACAGCGGGCAAACGCTCCCCTTACCCGGCGTTGGCGGCCCGGTTGGGGAGCGTTTGAGGGAGCGCGCTTAGTGACGGGCCAGAATGGCCTTCAGCGCATCGAGCAGTTCGGCGTCGCATGCAGGTGAACTGCCATGGGCGCGCCAGGCGACATGCTGGTCGGGACGTACCAGCAGGCAGCCGTCTTCGCCGATTTCCCGCTGGCGTGCCCAATCGCCGTAGCTGTCGGCATAGTCGAGGCCCAGGCCGATACGCCGCACTTCAAGGTCGATACCCAGTTCGCGAGCCGCCGCCACGGCGGCGCGGCACCAGCCATCACCGCCATGGCCGGTGAGCAGGGTCAGGCGGCCCTGGCCACAGATATCCAGGGTCGATACCTGCTGCCCCCGTGCATCGTTGAGCCAGGCATGGGGCAAGCGGGCGCCGGGCCAGGTGGTGGGATGGTAGTAGAGCTCCGGGTCGCGGCTGTAGGCCGGCTGCTCGCTGCCATCGTCCAGCACCGCGGCGCTGCGGTAGCGCTGGCCCAGCTCCACGCCATGGCAGTTGAACTGGTAGTGCTGCAACTGGATGGCCTGCTCCAGCGCCGCCCGACGCTCGCGCCCCAGTGCCGTGTCGGCGTGCAACTCGTCCAGGCGTTCCCAGCCTTCGGCTTCGCTTTGGCCCGGCTCGAACCCCAGCGCGCTGGAGATCGGCAGCATGTTGCGCACGCTGGCCATGGCCCGGTTCACCACCTGCTGGCCAACCGGCTGGCGCTCCTGGGAGTAGCTGTCCAGCAGCCCCGCCCCTGCCTGGCCCTTGAGCACCAGTGCCAGCTTCCAGGCCAGGTTGTAGGCATCCTGCACCGAGGTATTGGTACCCAGGCCATTGGCCGGGGGATGCCGGTGCACCGCATCGCCGCAACAGAACACCCGGCCTTGCCCGTAGCGGTCGGCCACCACCTGGTTGATCTGCCACTTGCTGGTCGAGAGCACTTGCACCGGAATATCGGCATCACCAATCACCCGCCGTGCCCGTTCGATCACCGCCGCCTCGCTGAGGTCGGGCTCGCCCTGGGCGGGGTCGTACATGAACAGCATCACCCACTCATCCCACGGGCGCACACAGATGAAGGTGCCGCTGCCGACCCAGTAGTCGTTGCCCGGCTGCACCATCCAGTACAACACCCCCGGGCGGCTTTCGCAGTAGCGACGCAGGTCGGCCCGCAACCAGACGTTGACCGCACAGCCCAGGCCCATCTGCCCTTGCAGGGGGATACCGAGTTGCTCCATGACCCGGCTGCGGGCACCGTCGGCGCCGATCATGTACTGCGCCCGCACGGTGAATTCCCGCCCGGTAACCCGGTCGAGAATGCGAGCGGTGACGCCGTGGTCGTCCTGGGTGAAGTCGAGCAGTTCGTTGTCAAAGCGCATTTCGCTGCCAGCGCGCAGCGCGGCATTGGCAACAATCGGCTCCATCAGGTGCTGGGGAATGTTGCACATGGCCGATGGGCTGGCTTTCTCGTAATCGGACTTGCGCTCGATGGCGTTGCCCCAGGTGAGCAGGCGGCCCAGCTCCTGGCCGCTGAAGCTGGTGGCCCAGACGTTGTTGGCCATCAGCTCGTGGGGGCTGGCGGCGGCGGTTACCTGGGGCTCGACGCCGGCATCGCGAAACACCTCCATGGTGCGCTGGTTGGTGATGTGCGCGCGGGGGCTGTTGGCCGTCCAGCGGTACTTGTTGATCAACAGGCTCTTGATGCCATAGCGCGACAACAACAGCGACGCCGTGAGGCCCGCCGGCCCGCCGCCCACGATCAGGACGGGCACCTCGATGTGCGGGGTCGATTCTTGCTGGTTCATTATTGTTCTCCAGTGTTGCCTGTGTTGCGTATCAAGGCTGCGCCTGATCCGCCGCCTCGGTGTTGAAGATGAAGTAGTCGGGCACTTGCGGGCCCCAGAGGTAGAGCGAGCTTTCGGCAGGAAAGTCGCCGGCTGGCCACTGCGTCCCCGCCTCGATGTAGTCCATTTCGGTGGAGTACTCGCTGAACGACCCCCAAGGATCGCGCACGTAATGGAAGTAGTTGGAACCCAGGCAATGGCGCCCGGTACCCCAGCCTTCGCGATAGCCGGCCGCCGCCATCTGCTCGGCGCCGTTGCCCACCTCGTCGATGCTGCCCACTTCCCAGGCCGCATGGTGAAAGCCCTTGGCGCTGCTCTTGGCGAAGGCCACCAGGTGGTGGTCGCAGCCGTGGCGGGCATGGGTGAAGGCGATGATGTCCTGGGAGCGATCCGACAACGTGAGCCCCAGCACTGACTCATAGAACGCGACCCCACGGGACACATCAGGGGTAAACAGCAGCACATGGGAAAGCCGTTGCGGGCGCACCTGGGTCACGTCGACGCGGCTGCCGACGCCGCGCAGGCCACGAACCACCGGCGGGCTCGGCATCCGCGCATCCGGCATGGTTTTGACCCCCACCTTGATCTGCAGCAGATTGCCGTCCGGGTCGCGGAACCAGAAGCCTGTGCCGTCGCCATGCTCGAACCGCGCCCCGCTCTGCTCCACTTGCTGGCGCAGCGCGGCGTAATCGGACGCAAAGCAGTTGAAACTGATCCAGGCCAGGGACTTGGCCGCCCCCGGCAGTAGCTGCAACCAGCGATGGCCATCGGCGGCGGATACCGCCAGTTGCCCGCCGTGGGCCTGCACATCGAGGCCGAAATGGCCGAAAAAGTGCTGTGCCTCGCTCAGCGAAGGCACGAACAACGCGTAATGATCGATTGAATGCACGCCACGAACTGTCGTGATGCTCATCATCGTCTCCCGTTCTT
It encodes:
- a CDS encoding VOC family protein: MSITTVRGVHSIDHYALFVPSLSEAQHFFGHFGLDVQAHGGQLAVSAADGHRWLQLLPGAAKSLAWISFNCFASDYAALRQQVEQSGARFEHGDGTGFWFRDPDGNLLQIKVGVKTMPDARMPSPPVVRGLRGVGSRVDVTQVRPQRLSHVLLFTPDVSRGVAFYESVLGLTLSDRSQDIIAFTHARHGCDHHLVAFAKSSAKGFHHAAWEVGSIDEVGNGAEQMAAAGYREGWGTGRHCLGSNYFHYVRDPWGSFSEYSTEMDYIEAGTQWPAGDFPAESSLYLWGPQVPDYFIFNTEAADQAQP
- a CDS encoding outer membrane beta-barrel protein; translation: MFTTLTKSFGAAAVLALVTQAGHAEDQDKGEGALARWLLGPGLERDHGIRIAGLLDLGYARNNRSNADEREDGLSNLPLTGFSDEGLELASLHLFVDKPLVANVIPRVTPLPGPAPEAVSFGFSLETFYGRNAEFARTYGWDMHWGVNSPGDDDPERARRDKQRFVATPNLFAAVYLPYGTGISLMAGIFGPALGYEIPPNIREARNPFASKTYAFVSEPSTVAGVLASTRLYNGDRSLLGAEIGVVQGRNNLRDNNPGKSVLGALRWRTADLQTWVDYEFMLGDEQNHDLDDVQAPSARLVSPDGQLRQQHSLNAWHAFDARWSMGAEAVYGRQSGDGKAHTVDIVTGPGFAGASWWGVNGVVTYQYRKDLSFSARAEHFRDRDAFVLFPTSNARGDFNAVTVGLRWDATRHISLRPELRYDLFDPLYNDRVYGNGRDRSQLSGLIEALVYF
- a CDS encoding FAD-dependent monooxygenase; this encodes MNQQESTPHIEVPVLIVGGGPAGLTASLLLSRYGIKSLLINKYRWTANSPRAHITNQRTMEVFRDAGVEPQVTAAASPHELMANNVWATSFSGQELGRLLTWGNAIERKSDYEKASPSAMCNIPQHLMEPIVANAALRAGSEMRFDNELLDFTQDDHGVTARILDRVTGREFTVRAQYMIGADGARSRVMEQLGIPLQGQMGLGCAVNVWLRADLRRYCESRPGVLYWMVQPGNDYWVGSGTFICVRPWDEWVMLFMYDPAQGEPDLSEAAVIERARRVIGDADIPVQVLSTSKWQINQVVADRYGQGRVFCCGDAVHRHPPANGLGTNTSVQDAYNLAWKLALVLKGQAGAGLLDSYSQERQPVGQQVVNRAMASVRNMLPISSALGFEPGQSEAEGWERLDELHADTALGRERRAALEQAIQLQHYQFNCHGVELGQRYRSAAVLDDGSEQPAYSRDPELYYHPTTWPGARLPHAWLNDARGQQVSTLDICGQGRLTLLTGHGGDGWCRAAVAAARELGIDLEVRRIGLGLDYADSYGDWARQREIGEDGCLLVRPDQHVAWRAHGSSPACDAELLDALKAILARH